One Candidatus Planktophila sp. genomic region harbors:
- a CDS encoding aldehyde dehydrogenase family protein: MSNRIDVKKTYKLYINGAFPRSESGRTYEIKDAKGVFIANPCLASRKDLKDAVVAARAAHSGWNKASAYNKGQILYRIAEMLEGRRSQFVQEIVTVTGITTVKAEKEVTDSVDRLVWYAGWSDKLSSLSGALNPVAGPYYNFTVPESMGVIAAIAPESPSLLGLIDAIAPVIVGGNTVIVLASTKAPLSAMSFAEVVATSDVPAGVINILTGKKDEIAPWMASHMDIDGFDISGLGAKSHGAVRIAGAENLKRIYSFNSADPSRILAFLENKTVWHPIGL; this comes from the coding sequence ATGAGTAATCGAATAGACGTCAAAAAAACTTATAAGTTATACATCAACGGTGCATTTCCCCGTTCTGAATCTGGCCGCACATATGAAATCAAAGATGCGAAGGGCGTATTTATCGCTAATCCATGTCTAGCTTCCAGAAAAGATTTAAAGGATGCTGTAGTGGCCGCGCGCGCCGCTCATTCTGGTTGGAACAAAGCTTCTGCTTACAACAAGGGGCAGATCCTCTATCGCATCGCGGAGATGCTAGAGGGTAGGCGCTCTCAGTTTGTCCAAGAGATTGTTACAGTAACTGGTATCACTACAGTCAAGGCCGAAAAGGAGGTCACAGATTCTGTAGATCGTTTAGTCTGGTATGCAGGCTGGAGCGATAAACTTTCCTCACTTTCAGGTGCTCTTAACCCAGTTGCCGGTCCTTACTATAACTTTACGGTGCCGGAGAGCATGGGAGTTATCGCCGCGATCGCACCAGAATCCCCCTCCTTACTTGGGCTCATAGATGCGATTGCACCGGTAATCGTTGGTGGAAATACTGTGATTGTTTTAGCGAGCACTAAAGCTCCACTCTCTGCCATGAGTTTTGCCGAAGTAGTTGCTACAAGCGATGTTCCTGCTGGGGTTATCAATATTTTGACGGGCAAGAAAGATGAGATTGCACCATGGATGGCATCACATATGGATATCGATGGTTTTGATATTTCTGGTCTCGGAGCTAAATCACATGGAGCAGTTCGAATCGCTGGGGCTGAAAACTTAAAGCGGATCTATAGTTTTAACTCCGCCGATCCTAGTCGAATCCTTGCTTTCTTAGAAAACAAGACCGTCTGGCACCCAATAGGGCTCTAA
- a CDS encoding nucleoside hydrolase has translation MNKTSIILDVDTGVDDAFAVLFAALHPQINLLGITCVDGNTNVDQVVANTLKVLDAAGAGDIPVARGAVRPLLGISQYAEYIHGADGMGDLGIAQSIRRVDPRSAVELLRDLVETSKDPVTLVPVAPLTNIALFLRAFPESAKKIHRIVLMGGSASAGNATAASEFNIWHDPEAAAIVFQSGVPITMYGLDVFMRLGITSAEAVRLKNSTIPAAKFAGSLIEAFIERLHISPITLGDFGAVATVIHPELFTTEMFDVVVDTSSGPARGQTICDRRAAFLKDLEPLSLEDSAKVRVVMDLDVESVRQLWLKTIDKGWS, from the coding sequence ATGAATAAAACTTCAATTATTCTTGATGTTGATACTGGTGTCGACGATGCCTTTGCAGTTCTCTTTGCAGCTCTTCATCCGCAGATAAATCTCTTAGGAATCACTTGCGTTGATGGCAATACAAACGTTGATCAAGTTGTTGCTAATACTTTGAAGGTTTTAGATGCCGCAGGCGCTGGTGATATTCCAGTTGCGCGAGGAGCCGTTCGGCCATTGCTTGGGATTTCTCAGTATGCCGAGTATATACATGGTGCCGACGGTATGGGTGATCTTGGAATTGCTCAATCGATTCGCCGCGTTGATCCTCGTTCAGCCGTTGAATTATTGCGTGATTTAGTTGAAACTTCTAAGGATCCAGTAACTTTGGTGCCAGTTGCACCACTTACAAATATCGCACTTTTCTTACGTGCATTCCCTGAGAGCGCAAAAAAAATTCACCGAATTGTTTTGATGGGTGGATCTGCATCGGCAGGCAACGCAACGGCGGCATCCGAATTCAATATTTGGCATGATCCTGAAGCTGCTGCAATTGTCTTTCAAAGCGGAGTCCCAATCACAATGTATGGCCTTGATGTGTTTATGCGTCTTGGAATTACCAGTGCAGAGGCGGTTCGCTTAAAAAACTCAACAATTCCAGCTGCGAAGTTTGCAGGTTCTCTCATCGAGGCTTTCATCGAGAGATTGCATATTTCCCCAATAACTTTAGGAGATTTCGGTGCAGTCGCTACGGTGATTCACCCTGAACTATTTACTACAGAGATGTTTGATGTCGTTGTAGATACATCATCTGGTCCTGCTCGGGGTCAGACAATTTGTGATCGTCGCGCTGCATTTTTAAAAGATCTTGAGCCGCTTAGTCTTGAAGATTCAGCTAAAGTTCGAGTTGTGATGGACTTAGATGTTGAGAGTGTGCGCCAACTGTGGCTAAAAACCATTGATAAAGGCTGGTCTTAG
- a CDS encoding aldehyde dehydrogenase family protein — MKFDYAPAPESRSIVSIKPKYGHFIGGKFVAGRKHFPTFNPATEEILSQIALAGVAEVDAAVKAARKAYTTTWSKMSGRERGKYLFRIARIMQERSREFAVLETLDNGKPIRESRDVDIPLAAAHFFYHAGWADKLEFAGLGTSTKPHGVAGQIIPWNFPLLMLAWKVAPALATGNTVVLKPAENTSLTALLFAEVCQQAELPPGVVNIVTGNGSTGALIVNHPGIDKIAFTGSTEVGKIIARAVAPTQKSVTLELGGKAANIIFEDAAIDEAIEGIVNGVFFNQGHVCCAGSRLILQESVAVEVIEKLKRRMALIRVGDPMDKNTDLGAINSKEQLLKIRELSATGDTEGAQRWSAPCDLPKKGFWFAPTIFTGVTQAHRIAREEIFGPVLSILTFRTPQEAIDKANNTPFGLSAGIWSEKGSRILWASQQLRAGVIWSNTFNKFDPTSPFGGYKESGWGREGGRHGLSAYLKGIGHE; from the coding sequence ATGAAATTTGACTATGCGCCCGCACCCGAATCGCGCTCCATTGTCTCGATTAAGCCCAAATATGGCCACTTTATCGGTGGAAAGTTCGTGGCCGGCCGCAAACACTTCCCGACTTTTAATCCAGCAACTGAAGAGATACTTAGCCAGATTGCCCTAGCCGGTGTGGCCGAAGTCGATGCTGCTGTAAAAGCAGCGCGCAAGGCATACACAACAACATGGTCAAAAATGAGCGGGCGAGAGCGAGGTAAGTACTTATTTCGCATTGCTCGAATTATGCAGGAGCGCTCACGAGAGTTTGCAGTCCTAGAAACTTTAGATAATGGAAAGCCAATTCGTGAATCGCGTGACGTTGATATTCCATTAGCCGCGGCACATTTTTTCTATCACGCTGGATGGGCGGATAAATTAGAGTTCGCAGGTCTTGGAACTTCAACTAAGCCACATGGTGTTGCAGGACAAATCATTCCCTGGAACTTTCCATTATTAATGCTCGCGTGGAAAGTTGCGCCTGCACTAGCCACCGGCAACACAGTCGTTCTAAAACCTGCCGAAAATACATCTCTCACCGCACTTTTATTCGCAGAAGTTTGCCAACAGGCAGAGCTTCCTCCAGGTGTGGTGAATATCGTTACTGGCAATGGGTCAACTGGCGCATTAATTGTTAACCATCCGGGTATTGATAAAATAGCATTTACAGGATCAACTGAAGTTGGCAAGATTATTGCCCGTGCAGTTGCCCCAACTCAAAAGAGTGTAACGCTCGAACTGGGCGGCAAAGCCGCAAACATAATTTTTGAAGATGCCGCAATTGACGAGGCCATCGAAGGCATCGTCAATGGAGTGTTCTTCAATCAAGGCCATGTCTGTTGCGCTGGCTCTCGACTAATTCTGCAAGAGAGCGTCGCCGTCGAAGTAATAGAAAAACTTAAGAGACGTATGGCTCTCATTCGAGTTGGTGATCCAATGGATAAAAATACGGACTTAGGTGCAATCAATAGTAAAGAACAGCTCCTTAAAATTCGTGAGCTCTCGGCAACAGGTGACACTGAGGGTGCGCAGCGTTGGAGTGCTCCATGTGATTTACCGAAGAAGGGATTTTGGTTCGCACCAACGATTTTCACCGGCGTTACGCAAGCACACCGCATTGCGCGGGAAGAGATATTTGGACCAGTGCTCTCGATTCTTACCTTTAGAACTCCTCAAGAGGCCATAGATAAGGCTAATAACACCCCTTTTGGCCTCTCTGCTGGAATCTGGAGCGAGAAGGGCTCTCGTATTTTGTGGGCTAGTCAGCAACTTCGTGCAGGTGTTATCTGGTCAAATACTTTTAATAAATTTGATCCAACATCTCCCTTTGGTGGATACAAGGAGTCTGGCTGGGGTCGCGAAGGTGGAAGACATGGGTTAAGTGCATATTTAAAGGGGATTGGCCATGAGTAA